One part of the Helicobacter cetorum MIT 99-5656 genome encodes these proteins:
- a CDS encoding efflux RND transporter periplasmic adaptor subunit, translating to MKPSIILALALVLFPLQANENKAKQEPKSQTHFNIATTKVVEKEFAESRRYYAVLEPNETLIFSQTVRFDGYVEKLYTNKTYTPIKKGDKLLSVYAPELVSVQSELLSSLKFNQQVDAIKEKLRLLGLENSSIEKVISTHKVQNEINIYSRFNGIIFRKSKDLNEGSFIKKGQELFQIIDLTKLWAIAKVNQEDLEFLKGVTKATLFVEGVKNKQEITLENINPIVNEKDKMLEARFNVPNTKLLYYPNMFAQVEIFQKARKMKILPKEAVLIKEGKAIVFKKDDFGLTPLEIKATRLSDGSYEILEGLEVGEEVANNALFVLDADAQNNGDY from the coding sequence ATGAAACCCTCTATCATTTTAGCACTAGCCCTTGTATTATTCCCTTTGCAAGCTAATGAAAACAAAGCAAAGCAAGAGCCTAAAAGCCAAACCCATTTTAATATTGCTACAACCAAAGTAGTAGAAAAAGAGTTTGCAGAGAGCAGGCGTTATTATGCAGTTTTAGAGCCTAATGAAACGCTGATTTTTTCTCAAACCGTGCGTTTTGATGGCTATGTAGAAAAACTTTATACAAATAAGACTTACACCCCCATTAAAAAAGGCGATAAATTACTCAGCGTGTATGCACCAGAGTTAGTGAGCGTTCAAAGTGAGTTGCTATCATCATTGAAATTCAACCAGCAAGTAGATGCGATTAAAGAAAAATTACGCTTACTAGGCTTAGAAAACTCTAGCATTGAAAAGGTGATTAGCACCCATAAAGTCCAAAACGAAATCAATATTTATTCTCGTTTCAATGGTATTATTTTTAGAAAAAGCAAGGATTTAAATGAGGGTAGCTTTATCAAAAAAGGGCAAGAGCTTTTTCAAATCATAGATTTAACTAAACTATGGGCGATTGCTAAAGTCAATCAAGAAGATTTGGAGTTCTTAAAAGGCGTTACTAAGGCTACCTTATTTGTAGAAGGAGTTAAAAACAAACAAGAAATCACGCTTGAAAATATCAACCCTATTGTCAATGAAAAAGACAAAATGCTAGAGGCTCGTTTCAATGTGCCTAATACCAAACTACTCTACTACCCTAACATGTTCGCTCAGGTAGAAATCTTTCAAAAAGCTAGAAAAATGAAAATCCTACCTAAAGAGGCGGTGCTGATTAAAGAGGGTAAGGCGATTGTGTTTAAAAAAGATGATTTTGGCTTAACTCCCCTAGAGATTAAAGCCACTCGTCTAAGTGATGGAAGTTATGAAATTTTAGAAGGTTTAGAAGTGGGCGAAGAAGTCGCTAATAACGCTTTATTTGTGCTAGATGCGGACGCTCAAAATAATGGGGACTACTAA
- a CDS encoding efflux RND transporter permease subunit — translation MIEKIIDLSVKNKLITTLATLLIFLGSMWAIKSVRLDALPDLSPAQVVVQITYPNQSPKIVQEQVTYPLVSTFMSIANIDTVRGISSYESGLIYIIFKDGVDLYWARDRVLEQLNRVGNLPKDAKVEIGSDSTSIGWAYQYALSSENKNLSDLKVLQDFYYRYALLGVDGVSEVASVGGFVKDYEVTLKNDALVRYNLSLEQITNAIKKSNNDTGGGVILENGFEKIVRAHGYIKSLKDLEEIVVKKEGAIPLKIKDIASVRLTPKPRRGAANLNGDKEVVGGIVMVRYHADTYKVLKAIKEKIATLQASNPDVKITSVYDRSELIEKGIDNLVHTLIEESVIVLIIIAIFLLHFRSALVVIITLPLTVCISFLLMRYFNIEASIMSLGGIAIAIGAMVDAAIVMVENAHKHLQHIDMNDNAQRVNGIMEGVKHVGGAIFFALMIIVVSFLPIFALTGQEEKLFAPLAYTKTFAMLVGALLSITIVPILMVWLIKGRILEESKNPINAFFIKIYGVCLNFVLKFRYAFLAVSVLGLGGLYFTYKKLHWEFIPQINEGVVMYMPVTTNGVGIDVALEYLKKSNTAIKQLDFVKQVFGKVGRANTSTDAAGLAMIETYIELKPQSEWKEKLTYKEVRDKLEKTLQLKGLTNSWTYPIRGRTDMLLTGIRTPLGIKLYGNDTDKLQELAIQMEQQLKTLKESLSVFAERSNNGYYITLDLNDENLARYGVNKSAVLDTIKFALGGATLTTMINGVESYPISLRLEDTDRNTIERLKNLYIKTAYNYMPLKEFAHVYYDNSPAVLKSEKGLNVNFIYIVPQNGVSSDLYRELATKALEKVKLPSGYYYEFSGESKYLEDAFKTLQYIVPVSIFIIFILIVFALKNLTNSLLCFFTLPFAFLGGLIFMNVMGFNMSIAALVGFLALLGVASETAIVMIIYLEDAYQAFIKTPLIEQTSTKLKDAIMHGAVLRVRPKLMTFFSILASLIPIMYSHGTGSEIMKSIAAPMLGGMMSSVILTLFIIPTAYFVIKNVRVKN, via the coding sequence ATGATAGAAAAAATCATTGATTTAAGCGTTAAGAACAAGCTTATAACAACTCTAGCTACTTTACTGATTTTTTTAGGCTCTATGTGGGCGATTAAAAGCGTGCGTTTAGACGCTTTGCCGGATTTAAGTCCCGCACAAGTGGTCGTGCAAATCACCTACCCTAACCAAAGCCCAAAGATTGTGCAAGAGCAAGTTACCTACCCCCTAGTCTCTACTTTTATGAGTATTGCTAATATTGACACGGTTAGGGGCATTTCTAGCTATGAAAGCGGGCTAATTTACATCATTTTTAAAGATGGCGTAGATTTATATTGGGCAAGAGATAGGGTCTTAGAGCAGTTAAACAGAGTAGGCAACTTGCCTAAAGACGCTAAAGTAGAAATAGGAAGTGATTCCACTTCTATTGGTTGGGCGTATCAATACGCTTTAAGTAGTGAGAACAAAAATTTAAGCGATTTGAAAGTCTTGCAAGATTTTTATTACCGCTACGCACTTTTAGGCGTTGATGGCGTGAGTGAAGTAGCGAGTGTGGGGGGCTTTGTTAAGGATTATGAAGTTACGCTTAAAAATGACGCTTTAGTGCGTTATAACCTAAGTTTAGAGCAAATCACAAATGCCATTAAAAAGTCTAATAACGACACCGGTGGAGGTGTTATCTTAGAAAATGGATTTGAAAAAATCGTTCGAGCGCATGGCTATATCAAATCCTTGAAAGACTTAGAAGAAATCGTAGTTAAAAAAGAAGGGGCAATCCCTTTAAAAATCAAAGATATAGCTAGCGTGAGATTGACGCCAAAACCACGAAGAGGTGCGGCTAATCTCAATGGCGATAAAGAAGTGGTGGGCGGAATTGTCATGGTGCGCTATCACGCTGACACCTATAAAGTTCTTAAAGCCATTAAAGAAAAAATCGCCACTTTACAAGCAAGTAACCCTGATGTGAAAATCACCAGCGTGTATGATAGAAGCGAGTTGATTGAAAAAGGCATTGACAATTTAGTCCATACACTCATAGAAGAAAGCGTGATTGTTTTAATCATTATTGCGATTTTCTTATTACACTTTAGAAGTGCGTTAGTGGTGATTATCACTTTGCCCTTAACCGTGTGTATTTCTTTCTTGCTTATGCGGTATTTTAATATTGAGGCAAGTATTATGAGTTTGGGGGGCATTGCGATTGCTATAGGGGCTATGGTAGATGCCGCCATTGTTATGGTAGAAAACGCTCACAAGCATTTACAACACATTGATATGAATGATAACGCCCAAAGAGTGAATGGCATTATGGAAGGGGTTAAGCATGTGGGGGGAGCGATATTCTTTGCTTTAATGATTATTGTGGTCTCTTTCTTGCCTATTTTTGCACTCACTGGTCAAGAAGAAAAGCTTTTTGCCCCTTTAGCTTATACCAAAACTTTTGCCATGCTTGTAGGGGCATTATTATCTATTACAATAGTCCCCATTTTAATGGTATGGCTCATTAAAGGGCGGATTTTAGAAGAATCTAAAAACCCTATTAACGCCTTTTTCATCAAAATTTATGGCGTGTGCTTGAATTTTGTCCTTAAGTTTAGATACGCTTTTTTAGCGGTTAGTGTGCTAGGTTTAGGGGGCTTGTATTTCACTTACAAGAAACTCCACTGGGAATTTATACCCCAAATTAATGAAGGGGTTGTGATGTATATGCCTGTAACGACTAATGGCGTGGGCATTGATGTCGCTCTAGAATATTTGAAAAAAAGCAATACCGCCATTAAGCAACTAGATTTTGTCAAACAAGTCTTTGGTAAAGTGGGGCGAGCGAACACTAGCACCGATGCCGCAGGCTTAGCAATGATAGAAACTTACATTGAGTTAAAACCACAAAGCGAATGGAAAGAAAAACTTACTTATAAAGAAGTGAGAGACAAATTAGAAAAAACCTTACAATTAAAAGGCTTGACTAATTCATGGACTTACCCTATTCGTGGCAGAACTGATATGCTCTTAACCGGTATTAGAACGCCTTTAGGAATCAAGCTCTATGGTAATGATACGGATAAATTACAAGAATTAGCCATACAAATGGAACAACAGCTTAAAACTCTCAAAGAGAGCTTATCTGTCTTTGCAGAGCGTTCTAACAATGGCTACTACATCACACTAGATTTGAATGATGAAAATCTAGCTCGTTATGGCGTGAATAAAAGCGCGGTGCTAGACACGATTAAATTCGCCCTAGGCGGAGCTACGCTTACAACCATGATAAATGGCGTAGAAAGCTACCCTATCTCTTTACGCTTAGAAGATACAGACAGAAACACCATTGAGAGATTAAAAAATCTCTACATCAAAACCGCTTACAATTACATGCCCTTAAAAGAATTTGCCCATGTGTATTATGATAACTCTCCAGCGGTATTAAAAAGTGAAAAGGGCTTGAATGTGAATTTCATTTACATAGTCCCCCAAAATGGCGTAAGCTCTGATTTGTATAGAGAGTTAGCTACAAAAGCTTTAGAAAAAGTCAAATTGCCTAGTGGGTATTATTATGAATTTAGTGGCGAAAGCAAGTATTTAGAAGATGCGTTTAAGACTTTGCAATACATCGTGCCGGTGAGTATTTTTATCATCTTTATTTTAATTGTCTTTGCCTTAAAGAATCTCACCAACTCTTTACTATGCTTTTTCACTCTACCTTTTGCATTCTTAGGGGGGTTAATCTTTATGAATGTGATGGGCTTTAATATGAGTATAGCGGCATTAGTGGGCTTTTTAGCCCTTTTAGGGGTGGCGAGTGAAACGGCTATTGTAATGATTATCTATTTAGAAGATGCCTACCAAGCATTTATTAAAACGCCCCTAATAGAACAAACTAGTACCAAACTAAAAGACGCCATCATGCATGGAGCGGTGCTTAGAGTAAGACCAAAGCTTATGACTTTTTTTAGCATTCTTGCATCACTCATTCCTATTATGTATAGTCATGGCACAGGAAGTGAGATTATGAAATCTATTGCGGCACCCATGCTAGGGGGCATGATGAGTAGCGTTATCTTAACCCTATTTATTATCCCTACAGCGTATTTTGTGATTAAGAATGTGAGAGTTAAAAACTAG
- a CDS encoding type I restriction-modification system subunit M, with product MAIKKSELYSSLWAGADSLRGGMDASEYKNYVLSLLFLKYISDKAKSNVYHGIEIPQGCFYEDILALEGDKEIGDKLNKIIDEIAKKNALEGVIDSVDFNDSTKLGEGKAMVDTLSNLVKIFANLSLGTHGALDDDLLGDAYEYLMRHFASESGKSKGQFYTPSEVSLLLSLLLSIDENTKPDKSIYDPTCGSGSLLLKASSLTKKGLSIYGQEKDISTTALCKMNMILHNSADADIAKGGSSTLSNPYFIENDMLKTFDYVVANPPFSLKNWTDGLSIDPKSKQVVDDTFNRFELGTPPEKNGDFAFLLHIIKSLNSTAKGAVILPHGVLFRSNAEGLIRENILKKGYIKGIIGLAPNLFYGTSIPACVIILDKENAHTRKGVFMIDASKDFKKDGNKNRLREQDVQKMIDTFNELKEIPYYSKMVSLEEISANDYNLNIPRYIANKQELEQDLFALISSHKANYLPQLEIEIYAPYFEVFKNLKNTLFKESDKEGYYTLKTECETIKDLILESLEYKDFYTSIFKAFDTLNLQEIFYNLDKGFNPKILIDSICKKVLEQFEKIEILDKYGVYQLFKDYYNETLQDDWFLISLNGFLSAKELRELVPLKDKNKKAKYLEEADFIIQKTYYKSDLIPKNLIKQRFFKEEVKQLEKLENALNESLALYEEFIEEHSNEEGLLYELKINESTLKKEVKNTADPEDKNILETCLKLLESKNKALKARNSAYDKLELKAFNQYEKLEINEIKELIVKDKWLNSLKNALENKIQKHINFFNNSLKKIIQDYSNSLLELDKEVKENELKVLEHLKSLGLMEL from the coding sequence ATGGCAATCAAAAAAAGTGAATTGTATAGCTCTTTATGGGCTGGAGCAGATAGTTTAAGAGGGGGCATGGACGCAAGCGAGTATAAAAACTATGTGTTGAGTTTGCTTTTCTTAAAATACATCAGCGATAAGGCAAAAAGCAATGTTTATCATGGCATAGAGATTCCGCAAGGGTGCTTTTATGAAGATATTTTAGCCTTAGAGGGCGATAAAGAAATTGGCGATAAGCTTAATAAAATCATTGATGAAATTGCTAAGAAAAATGCATTAGAGGGCGTTATTGATAGCGTGGATTTTAATGATAGCACCAAGCTAGGCGAGGGCAAGGCTATGGTAGATACTCTGTCTAATTTAGTTAAAATCTTTGCCAATTTGAGCTTAGGCACTCATGGGGCTTTAGATGATGATTTGTTAGGCGATGCATACGAATACTTAATGCGCCATTTTGCTAGTGAGTCCGGTAAATCTAAAGGGCAATTTTACACCCCTAGCGAAGTTTCGCTTTTATTATCTCTGCTACTTAGCATTGATGAAAATACCAAACCAGACAAAAGCATTTATGACCCCACATGTGGGAGCGGCTCATTGTTATTAAAGGCTTCTAGTTTAACCAAAAAGGGTCTAAGCATTTATGGTCAAGAAAAAGATATTTCCACTACAGCATTATGCAAAATGAACATGATTTTACATAATAGCGCTGATGCTGACATTGCTAAAGGGGGTTCTAGCACGCTATCTAACCCTTATTTTATTGAAAATGACATGCTAAAAACCTTTGATTATGTTGTAGCTAACCCTCCCTTTAGCTTGAAAAATTGGACTGATGGGCTTAGTATTGACCCTAAAAGCAAGCAAGTTGTTGATGATACATTCAATCGTTTTGAATTAGGCACTCCCCCTGAAAAGAATGGTGATTTTGCTTTTTTGCTCCATATTATCAAATCCTTAAATAGCACAGCTAAAGGAGCAGTGATTTTACCTCATGGCGTGTTATTTAGAAGTAATGCTGAAGGACTTATTAGAGAAAATATTCTAAAAAAGGGCTATATAAAAGGCATTATAGGATTAGCCCCTAATCTTTTTTATGGCACTTCTATTCCAGCGTGTGTGATTATCCTAGATAAAGAAAACGCACACACCAGAAAGGGTGTTTTTATGATAGATGCAAGCAAGGATTTTAAAAAAGATGGCAATAAAAACCGCTTAAGAGAACAAGATGTCCAAAAAATGATAGACACTTTTAATGAGCTTAAAGAAATCCCTTATTATTCTAAAATGGTAAGTTTAGAAGAAATTAGTGCTAATGATTATAACTTGAATATCCCACGCTATATCGCTAACAAGCAAGAGCTAGAGCAAGACTTATTCGCTTTAATTTCTAGCCATAAAGCTAATTATTTACCCCAACTTGAAATTGAAATTTATGCCCCCTATTTTGAAGTGTTTAAAAATCTTAAAAACACGCTTTTTAAAGAGAGTGATAAAGAGGGCTACTATACCCTAAAGACTGAATGCGAAACTATCAAAGATTTGATACTAGAAAGCTTAGAATATAAAGACTTTTATACTTCTATTTTTAAAGCCTTTGATACATTAAATTTGCAAGAGATATTTTATAATTTAGATAAAGGCTTTAACCCCAAAATTTTAATAGATAGCATTTGCAAAAAGGTCTTAGAACAATTTGAAAAAATAGAAATTTTAGATAAATATGGCGTGTATCAGCTCTTTAAAGATTACTATAATGAGACCTTGCAAGACGATTGGTTTTTGATTTCTCTCAATGGCTTTCTTAGTGCTAAAGAATTAAGAGAGTTAGTCCCCCTAAAAGACAAAAACAAAAAAGCCAAGTATTTAGAAGAGGCTGATTTTATCATTCAAAAAACTTATTATAAAAGCGATTTAATCCCTAAAAACCTCATCAAACAACGCTTTTTTAAAGAAGAAGTTAAGCAATTAGAAAAATTAGAAAACGCTCTTAATGAAAGCCTAGCCCTTTATGAGGAATTTATAGAAGAACATTCTAATGAAGAGGGGCTACTATATGAATTAAAAATCAATGAAAGCACCTTAAAAAAAGAGGTAAAAAATACAGCCGACCCAGAAGATAAGAATATTTTAGAAACTTGCTTAAAACTACTAGAATCTAAAAACAAAGCCTTAAAAGCAAGAAATAGCGCTTATGATAAGCTAGAATTAAAAGCATTCAATCAATATGAAAAGCTTGAAATCAACGAGATTAAAGAATTAATAGTGAAAGATAAATGGCTTAATAGTCTAAAAAATGCCCTAGAAAACAAAATTCAAAAGCACATCAATTTCTTTAATAATTCCCTTAAGAAAATCATACAAGATTATTCAAACAGCTTGCTAGAGCTAGATAAAGAAGTTAAAGAAAACGAACTAAAAGTCTTAGAACATTTAAAAAGTTTAGGGCTAATGGAATTATAA
- a CDS encoding type II toxin-antitoxin system YafQ family toxin, with protein MIKGIVRTTIFEKELKRYGLSVELIKVLNYLIERQALPQKYNNHRLQGKYSDFYDCHVKPDLILIYRYKDDYLELARLGTHSELFKC; from the coding sequence ATGATTAAGGGGATTGTTAGGACTACGATTTTTGAAAAAGAGTTAAAACGCTATGGCTTGAGTGTGGAGCTTATCAAGGTGTTAAACTACTTGATTGAGCGACAAGCTTTACCTCAAAAATATAATAATCACAGATTGCAAGGCAAGTATTCAGACTTTTATGATTGCCATGTTAAGCCAGATTTGATTTTGATTTATCGCTATAAAGATGATTATTTAGAACTAGCGAGACTTGGGACGCATAGCGAGTTATTTAAGTGCTAG
- a CDS encoding type II toxin-antitoxin system RelB/DinJ family antitoxin — translation MYIPVDKMLENEVQLILESYGLTPSLATHLFFKEIIKTHKIPLSSDWQDGLLNAETLKAIQDLEKGENVVRSGVNDFKEWANWSND, via the coding sequence ATGTATATCCCGGTTGATAAAATGCTAGAAAATGAAGTGCAACTTATATTGGAAAGTTATGGCTTAACCCCCTCTTTAGCAACGCATTTATTTTTTAAAGAAATTATTAAGACACATAAAATTCCTTTGAGTTCTGATTGGCAAGATGGCTTACTTAATGCTGAAACATTGAAAGCTATACAAGATTTGGAAAAAGGTGAGAACGTGGTGCGTAGTGGTGTGAACGATTTTAAAGAGTGGGCTAATTGGTCTAATGATTAA